A single window of Mycolicibacterium aurum DNA harbors:
- a CDS encoding DUF3151 domain-containing protein translates to MTRMGDLLGPEPTLLPGDPAAEAELDASENPAIVAAAHPSASVAWAALAENALDADQAITAYAYARTGYHRGLDQLRRNGWKGFGPVPFAHEPNQGFLRCVGALARAAQAIGETPEYQRCLDLLDDCDPAARGALGLS, encoded by the coding sequence ATGACTCGGATGGGCGATCTTCTCGGACCGGAACCAACGCTGCTGCCTGGCGATCCCGCGGCGGAGGCCGAGCTGGACGCCTCGGAGAATCCCGCCATCGTGGCCGCCGCTCACCCGTCGGCGTCCGTCGCGTGGGCGGCGCTTGCCGAGAACGCGCTCGACGCGGATCAGGCGATCACCGCGTATGCCTACGCCAGGACCGGATATCACCGTGGACTGGATCAGCTGCGCCGCAACGGCTGGAAGGGTTTCGGTCCGGTGCCGTTCGCGCACGAGCCGAACCAGGGTTTCCTGCGCTGCGTCGGGGCACTGGCCCGGGCGGCCCAGGCGATCGGCGAGACGCCCGAGTACCAGCGGTGCCTGGATCTGCTCGACGACTGCGATCCGGCGGCGCGCGGCGCGCTGGGCCTGAGCTAG
- a CDS encoding Rv0361 family membrane protein: MPNAGGPSNPDEPAEEAAPATDQHSTESSADAETEVLADSAREHEPATEVFAPAEPQGEDSGVDPGERRFTAPSGFDAGSTQIINRPSDPATEVFSVRDPGATPTEGFAAQKAAAPQMIPPRGDAPAPPKKKRSWGWVIAIILVIAALATIAIVGTLLLTGGSTPTVSQEEQVRTTIENYDAAIEKGDLATLRSITCGTTAEAYNTLDDKKWIDTHQRVAEAGRYPVVASIDQVVVNGDHAEANVTTFMAFAPQTRSTRSFDLQFRDDQWKICQAPSA, translated from the coding sequence ATGCCGAACGCAGGAGGGCCCAGCAACCCGGACGAGCCCGCCGAGGAGGCGGCTCCGGCCACCGATCAGCACTCCACCGAGTCGTCCGCCGACGCCGAGACCGAAGTGCTTGCGGACTCGGCTCGTGAGCACGAACCGGCTACCGAGGTGTTCGCTCCCGCCGAGCCGCAGGGCGAGGACTCCGGAGTCGACCCCGGCGAGCGGCGGTTCACCGCACCGTCCGGATTCGACGCCGGGTCCACCCAGATCATCAACCGGCCGTCCGATCCCGCGACCGAGGTGTTTTCCGTCCGCGATCCCGGCGCTACCCCCACCGAGGGCTTCGCCGCCCAGAAAGCCGCTGCGCCGCAGATGATTCCGCCGCGCGGCGATGCGCCGGCGCCGCCGAAGAAGAAGCGCAGCTGGGGGTGGGTGATCGCCATCATCCTGGTGATCGCGGCGCTGGCGACCATCGCGATCGTGGGCACCCTGCTGCTCACCGGCGGGTCCACCCCCACGGTGTCGCAGGAGGAGCAGGTGCGGACCACCATCGAGAACTACGACGCGGCCATCGAGAAGGGTGATCTGGCGACGCTGCGCAGCATCACCTGCGGCACCACCGCCGAGGCCTACAACACCCTCGACGACAAGAAATGGATCGACACACACCAGCGGGTCGCCGAGGCCGGCCGCTACCCGGTGGTCGCGAGCATCGACCAGGTGGTCGTCAACGGCGACCACGCCGAGGCCAACGTCACCACGTTCATGGCCTTCGCCCCGCAGACCCGCTCCACCCGCAGCTTCGATCTCCAATTCCGCGACGATCAGTGGAAGATCTGCCAGGCCCCGTCGGCCTGA